The proteins below are encoded in one region of Aquisphaera giovannonii:
- a CDS encoding B12-binding domain-containing radical SAM protein: protein MKSPWIPRALREAPRLDPSIRPGEVSPRRALLINPFYAKDPHASFGKHVLTPSLALTSIAGATPEGWEVAYWDENLLQGPPPWEPFPRVVGITVHLTFAARAYELAAWYRGRGATVVLGGLHVLSCPDEAAPHADALAIGEGVRIWPEILRDVEAGTLRPVYRGSYRAPYREEPPPRRDLIPRRGFLTTTSVIATRGCHNRCGFCYLATDALQMPYQVRDAEQVAEEIRADGQPYAVFIDNNLGSRPEYLRRLCAALRPLEIIWSAAVTIDVTDDPSIVREMALAGCTGVFIGFESLAGENLDDAGKKSPRPADYARRVRILHDHGIQVNGSFVLGFDHDRADVFDRTVAWIEDARLECATFHILTPYPGTPLFRSMEEEGRLLHRDWSLYDTSHAVFRPRHMTPEELEAGYARCYERLFSHASIWRRRPADRRAVPPYLAMSYLYKKSNRIWHTLIRHRLTGPAWRPLVEWSRRRHLRFRRRLERSSILASEAAGCVVSAGV from the coding sequence ATGAAGTCCCCGTGGATTCCCCGCGCGCTGAGGGAGGCGCCTCGGCTCGATCCGTCGATCCGGCCCGGCGAGGTTAGCCCGCGACGGGCCCTGCTGATCAATCCCTTCTACGCGAAGGATCCGCACGCGAGCTTCGGCAAGCACGTGCTCACGCCGTCGCTCGCGCTCACGAGCATCGCGGGGGCGACGCCCGAGGGCTGGGAGGTCGCGTACTGGGACGAGAACCTGCTCCAGGGGCCGCCGCCGTGGGAGCCGTTCCCGCGGGTGGTCGGGATCACGGTCCACCTGACGTTCGCGGCCCGGGCCTACGAGCTGGCGGCCTGGTATCGCGGGCGGGGGGCGACGGTCGTGCTCGGCGGCCTGCACGTGCTGTCCTGCCCGGACGAGGCGGCGCCGCACGCGGACGCGCTGGCGATCGGCGAGGGGGTGCGGATCTGGCCGGAGATCCTCCGGGACGTGGAGGCCGGGACGCTGCGGCCCGTCTACCGGGGCTCCTACCGCGCCCCATATCGCGAGGAGCCGCCGCCGCGACGCGACCTGATCCCGCGCCGGGGGTTCCTGACGACGACCAGCGTGATCGCCACCCGCGGCTGCCACAATCGCTGCGGCTTCTGCTACCTGGCGACCGACGCGCTCCAGATGCCGTATCAGGTCCGCGACGCGGAGCAGGTCGCGGAGGAGATCCGGGCGGACGGCCAGCCGTACGCGGTCTTCATCGACAACAACCTGGGCTCGCGGCCCGAGTACCTGCGACGGCTCTGCGCGGCCCTGCGTCCGCTGGAAATCATCTGGAGCGCGGCGGTGACGATCGACGTGACGGACGACCCGTCGATCGTCCGCGAGATGGCCCTGGCCGGCTGCACGGGCGTGTTCATCGGCTTCGAGTCGCTGGCCGGGGAGAACCTCGACGACGCGGGCAAGAAGTCGCCCCGGCCGGCCGACTACGCGAGGCGGGTGCGGATCCTCCACGACCATGGCATCCAGGTGAACGGCAGCTTCGTGCTCGGGTTCGACCACGACCGGGCGGACGTCTTCGACCGAACCGTCGCCTGGATCGAGGACGCCCGGCTCGAGTGCGCCACGTTCCACATCCTCACGCCCTACCCGGGCACGCCCCTCTTCCGGTCGATGGAGGAGGAAGGCCGGCTCCTGCACCGCGACTGGAGCCTGTATGACACCTCGCACGCCGTCTTCCGCCCCCGCCACATGACGCCGGAGGAACTGGAGGCCGGCTACGCCCGCTGCTACGAGCGGCTCTTCTCGCACGCCTCGATCTGGCGGCGGCGTCCCGCCGACCGGCGGGCCGTGCCTCCCTACCTGGCGATGTCGTACCTCTACAAGAAGTCGAACCGGATCTGGCACACCCTGATCCGCCACCGCCTGACCGGCCCGGCCTGGAGGCCCCTCGTCGAATGGTCCCGGCGGCGGCACCTGCGGTTCCGGCGGCGGCTGGAGCGATCGTCGATCCTCGCCTCGGAAGCCGCCGGATGCGTCGTCTCCGCGGGGGTTTGA
- a CDS encoding M16 family metallopeptidase, with protein MARRLGGRLKAPTPGDLPVFEEVLGNGLRALILPRSDVPIVVCDLYFPVGSFDEPPGQTGLAHFLEHMLFKGTDRFPKGQIDQLAFVAGGQANAETGEDFTHYWFLLPSDRWEIALQVEADRMALARIVAEEVEAERAVIGEERARDAESPQVRLDQAHLMLSYLNHPYRNPVLGWPEDLARISADDLRAFYDRHYRPDDAVLVLAGDLDPRKAMERVRAHFGRIPRRRGEPCPRSWDERPQAGRREFTLVESESLTRGLLGWHTVPRGHRDAPALDVLADLISAGRRSRLWETLVEEERLATWVEASHAPAHRAGQLFIHVEAAPGAKPAELEARILGVIEDLAADGPTDEELARARNRLEAGWRWEQGDLAGLAAGIGQAALRGDWREYAREHRAALGVTAGAVRKAAARYLVEETLTVGWSVPRRGRSRPAVAAASPAPDAVAARPVARRPAPRAVPSPATPEATLAGDPGPMIEVPRSVTRLVDYRPRRSRLPNGLRVVHEARPGTGVVALDLHVDAGWLREARPGVAVLTGRLLEEGTTSRSMADIAAAVEDAGGSLETSSTGVSLRVRAEDLAMAVGLMADLAREPAFPADAMDWTVQRLLAELKADRDDPAFHADGLFRGLIYGSHPMGRDPRGTAREVRALTLEDVRAHHRAHYAADRSFLVAAGDFDPRALARLVKAHFGSWSPAAAPAGPLPPVPPASRRKVRRVESDGEQVHILIGHLGVPRDVPDYHALVVLDHIFGSGPGFADRLGRIVRDEMGLVYTIGGGIADTADLLPGLFRVYAGTRPEEADRVAAAIAGQVRAMHEGAFSDDEVDRARRYLTGAHVFDLQTVEQRADRLYELERLSLPLDEPILWPDRIAAVTPAQVRQAARDRLKPTSLSRVEYGPISRRGQKSGAA; from the coding sequence ATGGCGCGACGACTCGGGGGGCGCCTGAAGGCCCCGACGCCGGGCGACTTGCCCGTCTTCGAAGAGGTGCTGGGCAACGGGCTGCGGGCCCTGATCCTGCCCCGATCCGACGTCCCCATCGTGGTTTGCGACCTGTACTTCCCGGTCGGCTCGTTCGACGAGCCCCCCGGGCAGACGGGGCTGGCCCACTTCCTGGAGCACATGCTGTTCAAGGGGACCGACCGGTTCCCCAAGGGCCAGATCGACCAGCTCGCCTTCGTCGCGGGCGGGCAGGCGAACGCGGAGACGGGCGAGGACTTCACGCATTACTGGTTCCTCCTGCCGTCGGACCGCTGGGAGATCGCCCTCCAGGTCGAGGCCGACCGGATGGCCCTGGCCCGGATCGTCGCCGAGGAGGTCGAGGCCGAACGCGCCGTCATCGGCGAAGAGAGGGCCCGCGACGCGGAGTCGCCCCAGGTCCGGCTCGACCAGGCGCACCTGATGCTCTCGTACCTCAACCACCCGTATCGCAACCCGGTGCTCGGCTGGCCGGAGGACCTCGCGCGGATCTCCGCGGACGACCTGCGGGCGTTCTACGACCGCCACTACCGGCCGGACGACGCCGTGCTCGTCCTGGCCGGCGACCTCGACCCGCGTAAGGCCATGGAGCGCGTCCGGGCCCATTTCGGGAGGATCCCCCGGCGACGGGGCGAGCCGTGCCCGAGGTCGTGGGACGAGCGGCCGCAGGCGGGCCGCCGCGAGTTCACCCTGGTGGAGTCGGAATCGCTGACCCGCGGGCTCCTCGGCTGGCACACCGTCCCCCGAGGCCATCGCGACGCCCCGGCGCTGGACGTGCTGGCGGACCTGATCAGCGCGGGGCGGCGGTCGCGGCTCTGGGAGACGCTCGTCGAGGAGGAGCGGCTGGCCACCTGGGTGGAGGCCTCGCACGCGCCGGCCCATCGCGCCGGGCAGCTCTTCATCCACGTCGAGGCCGCCCCCGGCGCGAAGCCGGCGGAGCTGGAGGCGCGGATCCTCGGCGTGATCGAGGACCTCGCCGCCGACGGGCCGACCGACGAGGAGCTCGCCCGCGCCCGCAACCGGCTGGAGGCCGGCTGGCGATGGGAGCAGGGGGACCTCGCCGGGCTCGCCGCCGGGATCGGCCAGGCGGCGCTCCGGGGCGACTGGCGGGAGTACGCGCGGGAGCATCGCGCGGCGCTCGGCGTCACGGCCGGGGCGGTCCGGAAGGCCGCGGCGCGCTACCTCGTGGAGGAGACGCTCACCGTCGGCTGGTCCGTGCCGCGGCGGGGCCGATCCCGGCCCGCGGTCGCGGCCGCGTCGCCCGCCCCGGATGCCGTCGCCGCGAGGCCCGTGGCCCGGCGGCCGGCCCCGCGTGCCGTGCCCTCGCCGGCGACCCCCGAGGCGACGCTCGCCGGCGACCCGGGCCCGATGATCGAGGTCCCCCGCAGCGTCACCCGGCTCGTCGACTACCGGCCGAGGCGGTCCCGGCTGCCCAACGGCCTCCGCGTCGTCCACGAGGCCCGCCCCGGCACGGGCGTCGTGGCGCTCGACCTCCACGTCGACGCCGGCTGGCTCCGCGAGGCCCGCCCGGGCGTCGCCGTGCTGACCGGCCGGCTGCTCGAGGAGGGGACGACGTCCCGGTCGATGGCCGACATCGCGGCGGCCGTCGAGGACGCCGGCGGCTCGCTCGAGACCTCGTCCACCGGCGTCTCGCTCCGCGTCCGCGCCGAGGACCTGGCGATGGCCGTCGGGCTGATGGCGGACCTCGCCCGCGAGCCGGCCTTCCCGGCCGACGCGATGGACTGGACCGTGCAGCGGCTGCTCGCCGAGCTGAAGGCCGACCGCGACGACCCGGCCTTCCACGCCGACGGCCTCTTCCGGGGCCTGATCTACGGCTCCCACCCGATGGGCCGGGACCCCCGGGGCACCGCGCGAGAGGTCCGCGCGCTGACCCTCGAGGACGTCCGGGCGCACCACCGCGCCCATTACGCGGCGGACCGCTCGTTCCTCGTCGCCGCGGGGGACTTCGACCCCCGGGCCCTCGCCAGGCTGGTGAAGGCCCACTTCGGCTCGTGGTCGCCCGCGGCCGCCCCGGCCGGCCCGCTCCCGCCGGTGCCCCCCGCGTCGCGGCGGAAGGTCCGCCGGGTCGAGTCGGACGGCGAGCAGGTCCACATCCTCATCGGCCACCTGGGCGTCCCGCGCGACGTGCCGGACTACCACGCCCTGGTGGTCCTGGACCACATCTTCGGCAGCGGCCCGGGCTTCGCGGACCGGCTCGGGCGGATCGTCCGCGACGAGATGGGGCTGGTCTACACGATCGGCGGCGGCATCGCCGACACGGCCGACCTCCTGCCGGGCCTCTTCCGCGTCTACGCCGGCACCCGCCCCGAGGAGGCCGACCGCGTCGCCGCCGCCATCGCCGGCCAGGTCCGCGCCATGCACGAGGGGGCCTTCTCCGACGACGAGGTGGACCGCGCCCGCCGGTATCTCACCGGGGCCCACGTCTTCGACCTCCAGACCGTCGAGCAGCGGGCCGACCGCCTCTACGAGCTGGAGCGCCTCTCGCTCCCCCTGGACGAGCCGATCCTCTGGCCCGACCGGATCGCCGCCGTCACCCCGGCCCAGGTCCGCCAGGCCGCCCGCGACCGCCTCAAGCCCACCTCGCTCTCCCGAGTCGAGTACGGCCCGATCTCCCGCCGCGGCCAGAAGTCCGGCGCCGCCTGA
- a CDS encoding anion transporter, with amino-acid sequence MTSQPASIPLVSTLFGLTYLALAVGEVPSLRIDRAGIALVGATAMMAAGVLSLDEGVRAIDHETIILLFGMMVVVGYLRLAGFFAMATDHIAGRFSGPFTLLATVIALSGVLSAFLVNDVVCVALTPLVLNLCQRLKRPPIPYLVGLATASNVGSVATITGNPQNIIIGSLSHISYLRFASRLAPVAAIGLVLNFAVVALVYRRALLESSKAAPSGEIPSGPRVHRGLLFKSVAVTLGVVALFFTGAPIALVALGGAATLMLGRVRPEKVYRSVDWPLLVMFCGLFIVVHAFEVNVVRTWGIERWHALLESPVVLVSGLSVFLSNLVSNVPAVLLFRPLMDAMPEKELGWLSLAMSSTLAGNLTVLGSVANLIVVENARRAGTELSFREYLKVGVPLTILTTLAGVAWLKFTSY; translated from the coding sequence GTGACGTCCCAACCGGCCTCCATACCGCTCGTCTCCACCCTCTTCGGGCTGACCTACCTGGCCCTCGCCGTCGGCGAGGTGCCCAGCCTCCGGATCGACCGCGCGGGGATCGCGCTCGTCGGCGCGACGGCCATGATGGCCGCGGGCGTGCTCTCGCTCGACGAGGGCGTCCGGGCCATCGACCACGAGACGATCATCCTCCTGTTCGGCATGATGGTCGTGGTCGGCTACCTCCGGCTGGCCGGCTTCTTCGCGATGGCCACGGACCACATCGCCGGCCGGTTCTCCGGGCCGTTCACGCTGCTGGCGACCGTGATCGCGCTGTCCGGCGTGCTCTCCGCGTTCCTGGTCAACGACGTCGTCTGCGTCGCGCTCACGCCGCTGGTGCTGAACCTCTGCCAGCGCCTGAAGCGCCCGCCGATCCCGTACCTCGTCGGGCTGGCCACGGCGTCGAACGTCGGCTCGGTGGCGACGATCACGGGGAACCCCCAGAACATCATCATCGGCTCGCTCTCTCATATTTCCTATCTTCGCTTCGCGTCGCGGCTCGCGCCGGTGGCCGCCATCGGCCTGGTGCTGAACTTCGCCGTGGTGGCCCTGGTCTATCGCCGGGCGCTCCTGGAATCGAGCAAGGCGGCCCCCTCCGGCGAGATCCCGTCGGGCCCTCGGGTCCATCGCGGGCTGCTGTTCAAGAGCGTCGCGGTGACCCTCGGCGTCGTCGCCCTGTTCTTCACCGGGGCGCCGATCGCGCTGGTGGCGCTGGGCGGGGCGGCGACGCTGATGCTCGGCCGGGTGCGGCCGGAGAAGGTGTACCGCTCGGTGGACTGGCCCCTGCTCGTGATGTTCTGCGGCCTGTTCATCGTCGTGCACGCGTTCGAGGTGAACGTGGTGCGGACCTGGGGCATCGAGCGCTGGCATGCGCTGCTGGAGTCGCCGGTGGTGCTCGTGAGCGGGCTCTCGGTGTTCCTGTCCAACCTGGTCTCGAACGTGCCCGCCGTGCTGCTGTTCCGGCCGCTCATGGACGCCATGCCGGAGAAGGAGCTCGGCTGGCTCTCGCTGGCGATGTCCAGCACCCTGGCGGGGAACCTCACCGTGCTGGGCTCGGTGGCGAACCTCATCGTCGTCGAGAACGCCCGCCGGGCCGGCACCGAGCTGAGCTTCCGCGAGTACCTGAAGGTCGGAGTCCCGCTGACCATCCTCACCACCCTGGCCGGCGTCGCCTGGCTGAAGTTCACGAGCTATTGA
- a CDS encoding sigma-54-dependent transcriptional regulator, with product MTADTDTDTPAAATILVAEDDRAIRFSLACSLKAEGYRVLEAGDGAEALARIAADRPDAVLLDLKMPVKDGFAVLEALGPALAELPVIVITAYGGSSAAIEAMRHGAYDYLTKPFDLDEVQLTLKRALRQRELASEVKALRARSIGEPDEEKEAEAGTEPDLVGRSPAMRAVFKAIGLAAATDAAVLIVGESGTGKELVAAALHRHSNRGGGPFIRVNCGALPEGLVESELFGHERGAFTGADRQKPGRFERAAGGTIFLDEVAELPASAQAKLLRVLQQREFERVGGTETLRSDARVIAATHRDLPAEVAAGRFREDLFYRLDVVRIVIPPLRDRPEDIVPLAEHILRRVERRHGWGGLSLSPEALATIKERPWPGNVRQLENALARAAIAARGRPILPEHLDAGGRPEPALAAAAAEPADDSDPMPLRALLAEVERAAIERALRACHGNRTKTAERLGISRRQLFEKIKEYDLSP from the coding sequence ATGACCGCCGACACCGACACCGACACGCCGGCCGCCGCGACGATCCTGGTCGCCGAGGACGACCGCGCGATCCGATTCAGCCTCGCCTGCTCCCTGAAGGCCGAGGGCTACCGCGTCCTCGAGGCGGGCGACGGCGCCGAGGCCCTGGCCAGGATCGCGGCCGACCGGCCCGACGCCGTCCTCCTGGACCTCAAAATGCCCGTCAAGGACGGCTTCGCCGTGCTCGAGGCCCTGGGCCCGGCGCTCGCCGAATTGCCCGTGATCGTCATCACCGCCTACGGCGGCTCCTCGGCCGCGATCGAGGCCATGCGGCACGGGGCGTACGACTACCTCACGAAGCCGTTCGACCTCGACGAGGTCCAGCTCACCCTGAAGCGCGCCCTCCGCCAGCGCGAGCTCGCCTCCGAGGTGAAGGCCCTGCGGGCGCGGTCGATCGGCGAGCCGGACGAGGAGAAGGAGGCCGAGGCGGGGACCGAGCCCGACCTCGTGGGCCGGAGCCCGGCCATGCGGGCGGTCTTCAAGGCGATCGGCCTGGCGGCGGCGACCGACGCGGCGGTCCTGATCGTCGGCGAGAGCGGCACGGGCAAGGAGCTCGTCGCCGCGGCGCTGCACCGCCACTCCAACCGCGGCGGCGGGCCGTTCATCCGGGTCAACTGCGGGGCCCTGCCCGAGGGCCTGGTCGAGAGCGAGCTCTTCGGCCACGAGCGCGGCGCCTTCACCGGCGCCGACCGGCAGAAGCCGGGGCGGTTCGAGCGGGCCGCGGGGGGGACGATCTTCCTCGACGAGGTGGCCGAGCTGCCGGCCTCGGCGCAGGCCAAATTGCTCCGGGTGCTCCAGCAGCGGGAGTTCGAGCGGGTCGGCGGGACCGAGACCCTGCGGAGCGACGCCCGCGTGATCGCGGCGACGCACCGCGACCTGCCGGCGGAGGTCGCCGCCGGGCGGTTCCGCGAGGACCTCTTCTACCGCCTGGACGTCGTCCGGATCGTCATCCCGCCGCTGCGGGACCGCCCCGAGGACATCGTCCCGCTGGCGGAGCACATCCTCCGCCGCGTCGAGCGCCGGCACGGCTGGGGCGGGCTCTCGCTCTCCCCGGAGGCGCTCGCCACGATCAAGGAGCGGCCCTGGCCGGGGAACGTCCGCCAGCTGGAGAACGCCCTGGCGAGGGCCGCCATCGCCGCCCGCGGCCGGCCGATCCTCCCCGAGCACCTCGACGCCGGCGGCCGCCCCGAGCCGGCCCTCGCCGCGGCCGCGGCCGAGCCCGCCGACGACTCCGACCCGATGCCCCTTCGCGCCCTCCTCGCCGAGGTCGAGCGCGCCGCCATCGAGCGGGCCCTCCGCGCCTGCCACGGCAACCGCACGAAGACCGCCGAACGCCTGGGCATCAGCCGCCGCCAGCTCTTCGAGAAGATCAAGGAGTACGACCTGAGCCCGTGA
- a CDS encoding MFS transporter yields the protein MDLRNRIGLYGSYFFGMAAIGFTLPYLPLFLGEKGLSDRAIGIVSTLAALSGLAQFPVGLWSDRVGRKPFLVAALAVTAVATLLIRNAEGVAWLGFLVILFAENGIGRAVVESLSGAEAAALAPKGGVGAALGALRFWKPIGIVLVALLGSWMSEEYGVDSILVPLAVAQGLAVAFALLIHESKGQGEAKPDAREADARVPAGGWVPKDPALWAFVAAMVLYHAANAPGGVYLGLFLKRDLHAPERMLAYAFAVSMVAWMLVVWPAGRLADRLGRKPLLIAGWTIMAVRLGLVAMINSPWLAVANQALDGLGNGLFAVLAAAWVTDRLADPRRAGEAQVIVGSCLVLGSAIGPAAAGFLVDPLGYRGLFAVLAGVGLLATAIVVFLVPETLRNHDEVDDDGTVEPMGTTSDLSTVP from the coding sequence ATGGACCTGCGGAATCGGATCGGATTGTACGGCTCCTATTTCTTCGGGATGGCGGCGATCGGGTTCACGCTCCCGTACCTGCCGCTCTTCCTGGGCGAGAAGGGGCTCTCCGACCGCGCGATCGGGATCGTCTCCACGCTCGCGGCGCTCTCGGGGCTGGCCCAGTTCCCGGTCGGGCTCTGGTCCGACCGGGTCGGGAGGAAGCCGTTCCTGGTCGCGGCCCTGGCGGTCACGGCGGTGGCGACCCTGCTCATCCGCAACGCCGAGGGCGTCGCCTGGCTCGGCTTCCTCGTGATCCTCTTCGCCGAGAACGGCATCGGCCGCGCCGTCGTCGAGAGCCTCTCCGGGGCCGAGGCCGCGGCGCTCGCCCCGAAGGGGGGCGTCGGCGCGGCCCTCGGCGCGCTCCGCTTCTGGAAGCCCATCGGCATCGTCCTGGTGGCGCTGCTCGGGAGCTGGATGTCGGAGGAGTACGGCGTCGATTCCATCCTCGTCCCGCTGGCCGTCGCCCAGGGCCTGGCCGTCGCCTTCGCCCTCCTCATCCACGAGTCCAAGGGGCAGGGCGAGGCCAAGCCCGATGCCCGCGAGGCCGACGCTCGCGTCCCCGCCGGCGGCTGGGTGCCGAAGGACCCCGCGCTCTGGGCGTTCGTCGCGGCGATGGTCCTCTACCACGCGGCGAACGCGCCGGGCGGCGTGTACCTGGGCCTCTTCCTCAAGCGGGACCTGCACGCCCCGGAGCGGATGCTCGCCTATGCGTTCGCCGTCAGCATGGTCGCCTGGATGCTCGTCGTCTGGCCCGCCGGCCGGCTCGCCGACCGCCTGGGCCGCAAGCCGCTGCTGATCGCCGGCTGGACGATCATGGCGGTCCGGCTCGGGCTGGTGGCGATGATCAACTCCCCCTGGCTCGCGGTGGCGAACCAGGCGCTCGACGGCCTGGGCAACGGCCTCTTCGCGGTGCTCGCCGCCGCGTGGGTGACCGACCGACTGGCCGACCCGAGGCGGGCCGGCGAGGCCCAGGTGATCGTCGGCTCCTGCCTGGTGCTCGGCTCCGCGATCGGCCCGGCCGCCGCCGGCTTCCTCGTGGACCCGCTCGGCTACCGGGGCCTGTTCGCCGTCCTGGCCGGGGTCGGCCTCCTCGCCACGGCGATCGTCGTCTTCCTCGTCCCGGAGACCCTCCGCAACCACGACGAGGTGGACGACGACGGCACCGTCGAGCCGATGGGGACGACGTCGGACCTCTCGACCGTGCCGTGA
- a CDS encoding two-component system sensor histidine kinase NtrB → MGRLRLEWPLAVQVGAVVALFGAALGTLWYTGARVVEREDRRTRANARLKEASDELESRGRDALAGVRPFPDFMTPADWSALDLRLSETASRIGEGRPGVEGGYYVPSRTARPFIPPLPHEPIGGDPGPATGPASPAAAPSRASRSLYDYVDTQVDAAYRKRTELSVVEDVSPYTIAIRTAPVRVDGRVVAATWTMTRLVDPIYNDQSARGYRWFAGLSLAGLALSLVLTFRLAGTVRRQAAERERLRTDLRRSERLAALGKLLAGVAHEVRNPLAGIRGITQLWQKGLGQNEEGFRHLIDEVDRLEGIVSRLLQFSRADAQDLAPGDLNEVAAEAARLAEGSALEQGVRVVLDLEPGLPPVSMARPALVQVLRNLTANALQVMSAGGVLRIATRRGDAGGTVAASVADDGPGLSPEVQAHLFEPFFTTKAEGTGLGLAIAREIALAHRGELRAANRSGGGAEFTLTLPVLNATAKGAR, encoded by the coding sequence ATGGGCAGGCTGAGGTTGGAATGGCCGCTGGCGGTCCAGGTGGGCGCGGTGGTCGCGCTGTTCGGCGCGGCGCTCGGGACGCTCTGGTACACGGGCGCGCGGGTCGTCGAGCGCGAGGACCGGCGGACGCGGGCGAACGCGCGGCTGAAGGAGGCGAGCGACGAGCTCGAGTCCCGCGGCAGGGACGCGCTGGCGGGCGTCCGGCCGTTCCCGGACTTCATGACGCCCGCCGACTGGTCCGCGCTCGATCTCCGGCTCTCCGAGACGGCCTCGAGGATCGGCGAGGGCCGGCCGGGCGTCGAGGGGGGATACTACGTCCCCTCGAGGACGGCCCGCCCGTTCATCCCCCCCCTGCCCCACGAGCCGATCGGGGGCGATCCCGGCCCGGCCACGGGCCCGGCCTCACCGGCCGCCGCCCCGTCGCGGGCGTCGCGGAGCCTCTACGACTACGTGGACACGCAGGTGGACGCGGCCTACCGGAAGAGGACCGAGCTGTCGGTCGTGGAGGACGTGAGCCCGTACACGATCGCCATCCGGACCGCGCCGGTGCGCGTGGACGGCCGCGTCGTCGCGGCGACCTGGACGATGACCCGGCTGGTGGACCCGATCTACAACGACCAGTCGGCGCGGGGCTATCGGTGGTTCGCCGGGCTGAGCCTGGCGGGCCTCGCCCTGTCCCTCGTCCTGACGTTCCGGCTGGCCGGCACGGTGCGCAGGCAGGCGGCGGAGCGGGAGCGGCTGCGGACCGACCTGCGGCGGAGCGAACGCCTCGCGGCGCTCGGCAAGCTGCTGGCCGGCGTGGCGCACGAGGTCCGCAACCCGCTGGCCGGGATCCGCGGCATCACCCAGCTCTGGCAGAAGGGCCTGGGCCAGAACGAGGAGGGATTCCGCCACCTGATCGACGAGGTGGACCGGCTGGAGGGGATCGTCTCCCGCCTGCTCCAGTTCTCCCGGGCGGACGCCCAGGACCTGGCCCCCGGCGACCTCAACGAGGTGGCCGCGGAGGCCGCCCGGCTCGCCGAGGGGAGCGCCCTGGAGCAGGGCGTCCGCGTGGTGCTCGACCTGGAGCCCGGCCTGCCGCCGGTCTCGATGGCCCGCCCCGCGCTCGTGCAGGTCCTCCGCAACCTGACCGCCAACGCCCTCCAGGTCATGTCGGCCGGGGGCGTCCTCCGGATCGCGACCCGCCGAGGCGACGCCGGCGGCACCGTGGCGGCGAGCGTCGCCGACGACGGCCCGGGGCTCTCCCCGGAGGTCCAGGCGCACCTGTTCGAGCCCTTCTTCACCACCAAGGCCGAGGGGACCGGGCTGGGCCTGGCGATCGCCCGCGAGATCGCCCTGGCCCACCGCGGCGAGCTGCGGGCGGCCAACCGGTCCGGCGGCGGCGCCGAGTTCACCCTCACGCTCCCCGTACTCAACGCCACCGCGAAGGGAGCCCGCTGA
- a CDS encoding MFS transporter yields MTTHETTTLETPDAPAPVEAGARNPSPASLRGLDALNFFLADVRDGMGPFLGTFLRDAHHWDAGRVGIAMAASQIGTVLAQTPAGAIIDRIRWKRLAVAVAAAAVAGGCILLYLAPVLPVVVAAQALIGAMAAVFPPAVAAITLGVVGRAAMASRTGRNEALNHGGNVVAAALAGGFAYLFGYGAMFALVSAMAAGSAFAVMRIREKDIDHELARGADEGPTETVHDPAHPHAAAGVSVLLKDRRILVFAASVVLFHFANAAMLPLVGQKAADGMKEGAAVLMSACIIAAQVVMIPVAIAASRLAATWGRKPVFLIGFAVLPIRGLLYCLSVNPAYLVGVQLLDGIGAGIFGVVSVLVIADLTKGTGRFNLAQGAIATATGIGAGLSNVLAGFLVNAAGFDAGFLFLAAVAAAAAAFFFVAMPETLHETSGERVAGRAGRVPRNQPAGLDRYLAEEAG; encoded by the coding sequence ATGACGACCCACGAGACGACCACGCTCGAGACCCCCGACGCCCCGGCCCCGGTCGAGGCCGGGGCGCGCAACCCGTCCCCGGCCAGCCTGCGGGGGCTCGACGCCCTGAACTTCTTCCTGGCCGACGTCCGCGACGGCATGGGGCCGTTCCTGGGGACGTTCCTGCGGGACGCCCATCACTGGGACGCGGGCCGGGTCGGGATCGCCATGGCGGCCTCCCAGATCGGGACCGTGCTGGCCCAGACGCCCGCCGGCGCGATCATCGACAGGATCCGCTGGAAGCGGCTGGCGGTGGCGGTCGCGGCGGCGGCGGTGGCCGGCGGCTGCATCTTGCTCTACCTCGCGCCGGTGCTGCCGGTCGTGGTCGCGGCGCAGGCCCTGATCGGGGCGATGGCCGCGGTCTTCCCGCCGGCCGTGGCGGCGATCACCCTGGGCGTCGTCGGCCGCGCCGCGATGGCGAGCCGGACGGGCCGCAACGAGGCCCTGAACCACGGCGGCAACGTCGTCGCCGCGGCGCTCGCGGGGGGCTTCGCCTATCTCTTCGGCTACGGCGCGATGTTCGCCCTGGTCTCGGCGATGGCCGCCGGCAGCGCCTTCGCCGTCATGCGGATCCGCGAGAAGGACATCGACCACGAGCTGGCCCGGGGGGCCGACGAGGGGCCGACGGAGACGGTCCACGACCCCGCCCACCCGCACGCGGCCGCGGGGGTCTCGGTGCTGCTGAAGGACCGTCGCATCCTGGTGTTCGCGGCCTCCGTGGTGCTGTTCCACTTCGCGAACGCGGCGATGCTGCCGCTCGTCGGCCAGAAGGCGGCCGACGGGATGAAGGAGGGGGCGGCGGTCTTGATGTCGGCCTGCATCATCGCCGCCCAGGTCGTGATGATCCCGGTCGCGATCGCCGCCAGCCGCCTGGCCGCGACCTGGGGCCGCAAGCCGGTCTTCCTGATCGGCTTCGCCGTGCTGCCGATCCGCGGCCTCCTCTACTGCCTGAGCGTGAACCCGGCGTACCTCGTCGGCGTCCAGCTATTAGACGGAATCGGCGCGGGGATCTTCGGCGTGGTCTCGGTGCTGGTGATCGCCGACCTGACGAAGGGCACGGGCCGGTTCAACCTCGCGCAAGGCGCGATCGCCACCGCCACGGGCATCGGCGCCGGGCTCAGCAACGTCCTGGCCGGCTTCCTCGTGAACGCCGCCGGCTTCGACGCCGGCTTCCTCTTCCTCGCCGCCGTCGCCGCGGCCGCCGCCGCCTTCTTCTTCGTCGCCATGCCGGAGACGCTCCACGAGACGAGCGGTGAGAGGGTCGCGGGACGCGCCGGCCGCGTCCCGAGGAACCAGCCGGCCGGCCTGGATCGCTACCTCGCGGAGGAGGCGGGGTAG